From a single Vitis vinifera cultivar Pinot Noir 40024 chromosome 18, ASM3070453v1 genomic region:
- the LOC100248834 gene encoding probable isoaspartyl peptidase/L-asparaginase 2, producing the protein MGGWAIAVHGGAGVDPNLPPQRQEEAKQLLTRCLNLGISALRSSLPAIDVVELVVRELESDPLFNSGRGSALTENGTVEMEASIMDGPKRRCGAVSGLTTVKNPISLARLVMDKSPHSYMAFAGAEEFARRQGVALVDNQYFITEENVGMLKLAKEANSILFDYRIPTVGLETCSAGAASVEAALQMNGLPISVYAPETVGCVVVDGQGRCAAGTSTGGLMNKMSGRIGDSPLIGAGTYAGELCGVSCTGEGEAIIRGTLSRDVAAVMEYKGLGLQEAVDFVIKERLDEGMAGMIAVSRNGEVAYGFNTTGMFRGCATEDGFMEVGIWE; encoded by the exons ATGGGTGGCTGGGCAATTGCGGTCCATGGAGGTGCTGGTGTTGACCCAAATCTCCCACCCCAGCGTCAAGAGGAAGCAAAACAACTCCTCACTCGCTGTCTCAATCTCGGCATCTCTGCTCTTCGCTCCTCTCTTCCTGCCATAGATGTCGTCGAACTAGTt GTGCGAGAACTGGAGAGTGACCCCCTGTTTAACTCAGGGCGTGGGTCAGCCCTGACTGAAAATGGAACGGTGGAGATGGAAGCCAGCATCATGGACGGCCCCAAAAGGAGATGCGGAGCCGTATCGGGTCTGACTACGGTGAAGAACCCCATATCACTGGCCCGCCTTGTCATGGACAAGTCTCCCCATTCCTACATGGCTTTCGCTGGCGCTGAGGAATTTGCCCGGCGACAG GGTGTGGCGCTGGTGGATAACCAATACTTTATCACGGAGGAAAACGTGGGGATGTTGAAATTAGCGAAAGAAGCCAACAGCATCCTG TTCGATTACAGGATCCCAACCGTTGGATTGGAGACATGCAGCGCGGGTGCAGCATCTGTGGAAGCCGCGTTGCAGATGAATGGTCTTCCTATCAGCGTCTATGCGCCAGAAACGGTGGGGTGCGTTGTAGTGGACGGACAAGGGCGATGCGCTGCGGGAACTTCCACCGGTGGCCTCATGAATAAAATGAGCGGTCGGATCGGTGACTCGCCTTTGATCGGGGCGGGGACCTACGCCGGTGAACTTTGTGGTGTGTCTTGCACTGGAGAAGGAGAGGCCATTATTCGCGGAACCCTGTCTCGTGATGTGGCGGCTGTGATGGAATACAAGGGCTTAGGCCTCCAAGAGGCTGTGGACTTTGTCATCAAAGAGAGGCTTGATGAAGGGATGGCTGGAATGATTGCGGTTTCAAGAAATGGTGAGGTTGCCTACGGGTTTAACACCACTGGAATGTTTAGGGGCTGTGCCACTGAAGATGGGTTCATGGAAGTTGGTATCTGGGAATAA